A stretch of Paracoccus sp. MA DNA encodes these proteins:
- a CDS encoding ABC transporter permease, with amino-acid sequence MMIDPLSVFILLLGAATPILFAALGELVVERAGVLNLGVEGMMIGGALAGFAAAHASGSPALGFVAAAVAGAALSMIFAVLTQFLLSNQVATGLALTLFGLGLTAMFGKPYEGVKAPPMLAGPLRLNLMIWLGLALVPAVWWFLMRSRPGLILRAVGENHDAAHALGYPVRALRMAAIGFGGALAGMGGAYISIATVLQWTEGMTAGAGWIALAIVVFAQWNPWGVLAGAWLFGGVTVLQLRLQAAGVAVPVQLLSMAPYLATIAVLVLISARQKFGRSGGAAAPGSLGRPFHALR; translated from the coding sequence ATGATGATCGACCCGCTTTCCGTCTTCATCCTGCTGCTGGGCGCCGCCACGCCGATCCTGTTCGCGGCCCTGGGCGAGTTGGTCGTCGAACGCGCCGGCGTGCTGAACCTGGGCGTCGAGGGCATGATGATCGGCGGCGCGCTGGCGGGCTTTGCCGCAGCCCATGCCAGCGGCAGCCCGGCGCTGGGTTTCGTCGCCGCCGCCGTCGCCGGGGCGGCGCTGTCGATGATCTTCGCGGTGCTGACCCAATTCCTGCTGTCGAACCAGGTCGCCACGGGCCTTGCGCTGACGCTGTTCGGCCTGGGCCTGACCGCGATGTTCGGCAAGCCTTACGAAGGCGTCAAGGCACCGCCGATGCTGGCCGGGCCGTTGCGGCTGAACCTGATGATCTGGCTGGGCCTCGCCCTTGTGCCCGCGGTCTGGTGGTTCCTGATGCGCTCGCGCCCCGGCCTCATCCTGCGCGCGGTGGGCGAGAACCACGACGCCGCCCATGCCCTCGGCTATCCGGTGCGCGCTCTGCGCATGGCCGCCATCGGCTTCGGCGGCGCGCTGGCCGGGATGGGCGGCGCCTATATCTCGATCGCCACGGTGCTCCAATGGACCGAGGGCATGACCGCCGGCGCCGGCTGGATCGCGCTGGCCATCGTGGTCTTTGCGCAATGGAACCCCTGGGGCGTGCTGGCCGGCGCCTGGCTCTTCGGCGGCGTCACCGTGCTGCAGCTGCGCCTGCAGGCGGCGGGGGTCGCGGTGCCGGTGCAGCTGCTCAGCATGGCGCCCTATCTGGCCACCATCGCCGTGCTGGTGCTGATCTCGGCCCGGCAGAAATTCGGCCGCTCGGGCGGGGCTGCTGCCCCCGGATCGCTGGGCAGGCCCTTCCACGCGCTGCGCTAG
- a CDS encoding BMP family ABC transporter substrate-binding protein yields MNRRTLLGSAAALVAASALPAFAQDEKLKVGFIYVGPVGDGGWTYQHDLARQAVEKEYGDRVETTYIESVPEGADAERAITQLALSGHKLIFTTSFGFMDATINVAKKFPDVKFEHATGYKTAENVATYDARFYEGRAVMGTIAGRMTKSNKIGYIGSFPIPEVVQGINSSYIHAKKVNPDVEMKVVWAYSWFDPAKEADAAAALIAEGVDVILQHTDSTAPLAKAQEAGAIGFGQASDMAAFKPTPRVSSIIDNWAPYYVKRVGDVLDGSWTSHSVWLGIGDGEVEIGEITEAVPPEVKEEALALKDRIASGEYHPFTGPLKKQDGSDWLAEGQVASDQDLSSMNFYVEGITAPMPK; encoded by the coding sequence ATGAACCGCAGAACCCTTCTCGGCAGCGCCGCCGCCCTTGTGGCCGCTTCGGCCCTGCCCGCCTTTGCGCAGGATGAAAAGCTCAAGGTGGGCTTCATCTATGTCGGGCCGGTGGGCGACGGCGGCTGGACCTATCAGCACGACCTGGCCCGCCAGGCGGTCGAAAAGGAATATGGCGACCGCGTCGAGACCACCTATATCGAATCCGTGCCCGAGGGCGCCGATGCCGAACGCGCCATCACCCAGCTGGCGCTTTCCGGCCACAAGCTGATCTTCACCACCAGCTTCGGCTTCATGGACGCGACGATCAACGTCGCCAAGAAGTTCCCGGACGTGAAGTTCGAGCACGCCACCGGCTACAAGACCGCCGAGAACGTCGCCACCTACGACGCCCGCTTCTACGAGGGCCGCGCCGTCATGGGCACCATCGCCGGGCGCATGACCAAATCGAACAAGATCGGCTATATCGGCTCTTTCCCGATTCCCGAGGTGGTCCAGGGCATCAACAGCTCGTATATCCACGCCAAGAAGGTGAACCCGGATGTCGAGATGAAGGTGGTCTGGGCCTATAGCTGGTTCGACCCCGCGAAAGAGGCCGACGCCGCCGCCGCGCTGATCGCCGAGGGCGTGGACGTGATCCTGCAGCACACCGACTCGACCGCGCCGCTGGCCAAGGCCCAGGAGGCCGGCGCCATCGGCTTCGGCCAGGCCAGCGACATGGCGGCCTTCAAGCCCACGCCGCGGGTCTCGTCGATCATCGACAACTGGGCGCCCTACTACGTCAAGCGCGTGGGCGACGTGCTGGACGGCAGTTGGACCTCGCATTCGGTCTGGCTGGGCATCGGCGACGGCGAGGTCGAGATCGGCGAGATCACCGAGGCCGTGCCGCCCGAGGTTAAGGAGGAGGCGCTGGCGCTGAAGGACAGGATCGCCTCGGGCGAATACCACCCCTTCACCGGGCCGCTGAAGAAGCAGGATGGCAGCGACTGGCTGGCCGAGGGGCAAGTGGCCAGCGACCAGGACCTGTCCTCGATGAATTTCTATGTCGAGGGCATCACCGCACCGATGCCGAAGTAA
- the dps gene encoding DNA starvation/stationary phase protection protein Dps, whose amino-acid sequence MAVNVKGLSDNARKTAIAELNARLADALALSAAIKQAHWNVKGRNFIAVHELFDTVKARLDEHVDMMAERVQVLDGVAVGTVEKVAKASTLKEYPTDLTKAEDHIKAVCERMRDYGEKVRAAIDATDEAGDADTADLFTAASRTADKDLWFLESHLE is encoded by the coding sequence ATGGCCGTAAATGTCAAAGGGCTCAGCGACAATGCCCGCAAGACCGCGATCGCCGAGCTGAATGCCCGGCTGGCCGACGCCCTAGCGCTGTCGGCGGCGATCAAGCAGGCGCATTGGAACGTCAAGGGCCGCAACTTCATCGCGGTGCACGAGCTGTTCGACACGGTCAAGGCGCGGCTGGACGAGCATGTGGACATGATGGCCGAGCGCGTGCAGGTGCTGGACGGGGTGGCCGTCGGCACGGTCGAGAAGGTGGCCAAGGCCAGCACGCTGAAGGAATATCCGACCGACCTGACCAAGGCCGAGGACCATATCAAGGCGGTTTGCGAGCGGATGCGCGATTACGGTGAGAAGGTGCGCGCCGCCATCGACGCCACCGATGAGGCGGGCGATGCCGATACCGCCGACCTGTTCACCGCCGCCTCGCGCACCGCCGACAAGGATCTGTGGTTCCTGGAAAGCCATCTGGAGTGA
- a CDS encoding acyl carrier protein — translation MSDIADRVKKIVVEHLGVDEDKVTETASFIDDLGADSLDTVELVMAFEEEFGIEIPDDAAETIQTFGDAVKFIQGAV, via the coding sequence ATGAGCGATATCGCTGATCGCGTGAAGAAAATTGTCGTCGAGCACCTGGGTGTCGATGAGGACAAGGTGACGGAAACCGCCTCGTTCATCGACGATCTCGGCGCCGATTCGCTGGATACCGTGGAACTGGTCATGGCGTTCGAGGAAGAGTTCGGCATCGAGATCCCGGACGACGCCGCCGAGACGATCCAGACCTTCGGCGATGCGGTGAAGTTCATCCAGGGCGCGGTCTGA
- the fabG gene encoding 3-oxoacyl-ACP reductase FabG: protein MFDLTGRNALVTGASGGIGGAVAEALHAAGATVALSGTREAPLRELAEKLGSRAHVVTANLADAAAVEALPKAAAEAMGSVDILVNNAGITRDNLFMRMSDEEWAQVIEVNLTSSFRLCRGVLRGMMKARWGRIVNIGSVVGATGNPGQGNYAAAKAGLVGMSKSLAYEVASRGITVNCVAPGFIETAMTDKLNDEQKGRILTQIPAGRMGSAQEIAAAVLYLASPEAGYVTGATLHVNGGMAMI from the coding sequence ATGTTTGATCTGACGGGCAGGAATGCGCTGGTGACCGGGGCCTCGGGCGGGATCGGCGGCGCGGTGGCCGAGGCGCTGCATGCCGCCGGGGCCACGGTGGCGCTGTCGGGCACGCGCGAGGCGCCGCTGCGGGAACTGGCCGAGAAGCTGGGGTCGCGGGCGCATGTCGTGACCGCCAACCTGGCCGATGCGGCCGCGGTCGAGGCGCTTCCCAAGGCGGCGGCCGAGGCCATGGGATCGGTCGATATCCTGGTCAACAATGCCGGGATCACCCGCGACAACCTGTTCATGCGCATGTCGGACGAGGAATGGGCGCAGGTGATCGAGGTTAACTTGACCTCGAGCTTCCGGCTGTGCCGGGGGGTCTTGCGCGGCATGATGAAGGCGCGCTGGGGGCGGATCGTGAACATCGGCTCGGTCGTCGGCGCCACCGGCAACCCGGGGCAGGGCAACTATGCCGCAGCCAAGGCGGGCCTGGTCGGCATGTCGAAGAGCCTGGCCTATGAGGTCGCCTCGCGCGGGATCACGGTGAACTGCGTCGCGCCGGGCTTCATCGAGACCGCGATGACCGACAAGCTGAACGACGAGCAGAAGGGCCGGATCCTGACGCAGATCCCTGCCGGCCGCATGGGTTCGGCGCAGGAAATCGCCGCTGCGGTGCTGTATCTGGCCAGCCCCGAGGCGGGCTATGTCACCGGCGCCACGCTGCATGTCAACGGCGGCATGGCGATGATCTGA
- the fabD gene encoding ACP S-malonyltransferase: MRAFVFPGQGAQVVGMGRELAEAYPAARAVFAEVDEALGESLSDLIWNGDIETLTLTQNAQPALMATSLAAFRALEAEGFGIADADFVAGHSLGEYSALCAAGALSLADTARLLRLRGQAMQEAVPVGQGAMAAILGLDFAAVDQIARDAAEGEVCQAANDNDPAQVVISGHKAAVERAAALAKERGAKRALMLPVSAPFHSALMQPAAAVMAEALAAVEIAAPAVPLVANVRAEPVSEPGAIRRLLVEQVTGAVRWRESVEFLAGAGVTEFWEIGAGKALSGMIKRIAREAAVKNIGAPADIAALKG, encoded by the coding sequence ATGCGGGCATTCGTATTTCCGGGACAGGGCGCCCAGGTCGTGGGCATGGGGCGCGAGCTGGCCGAGGCCTATCCGGCGGCGCGCGCAGTCTTTGCCGAAGTGGACGAGGCGCTGGGAGAGAGCCTCTCCGACCTGATCTGGAACGGCGATATCGAGACGCTGACCCTGACCCAGAACGCCCAGCCGGCGCTGATGGCCACCTCGCTGGCCGCCTTCCGGGCGCTGGAGGCCGAGGGTTTCGGCATCGCGGACGCGGATTTCGTCGCCGGCCATTCCCTGGGCGAATATTCGGCGCTTTGCGCGGCCGGCGCGCTGAGCCTGGCCGATACCGCGCGGCTTCTGCGCCTGCGCGGCCAGGCCATGCAGGAGGCGGTGCCGGTCGGGCAGGGCGCCATGGCGGCGATCTTGGGGCTGGACTTCGCCGCCGTCGACCAGATCGCGCGCGACGCGGCCGAGGGCGAGGTCTGCCAGGCCGCCAATGACAACGACCCGGCGCAGGTGGTGATCTCGGGCCACAAGGCGGCGGTGGAGCGCGCGGCGGCGCTGGCCAAGGAGCGCGGCGCCAAGCGGGCGCTGATGCTGCCGGTCTCGGCACCGTTCCATTCGGCGCTGATGCAGCCGGCGGCGGCGGTGATGGCCGAGGCGCTGGCCGCGGTCGAGATCGCGGCCCCGGCCGTGCCGCTGGTCGCCAATGTCCGCGCCGAGCCGGTGAGCGAGCCGGGCGCCATCCGCCGGCTTCTGGTCGAGCAGGTGACCGGCGCCGTGCGCTGGCGCGAGTCGGTCGAGTTCCTGGCCGGCGCGGGCGTGACGGAGTTCTGGGAGATCGGCGCCGGCAAGGCGCTGTCGGGCATGATCAAGCGCATCGCCAGGGAGGCGGCGGTGAAGAATATCGGCGCTCCGGCGGATATCGCGGCGCTGAAGGGGTAA
- a CDS encoding ATP-binding protein, protein MNFDWLKRVMPRGLYGRAALILFLPVVVVTIVVTVMFLQRHFEDVTRQMTSGMAHEVALVAARIEAAPDIESARVSAGEVAGPLGLELVLPAEPGADWRGFYDLSGRIVIAELHERVPAVRAVDLSQRREVRVTLQGRWGDYRLAFPRGRVSASNPHQLLVLMIGTSLLMTAIATIFLRNQLRPIKRLARAAEEYGKGRIIPYRPGGASEIRSAGTAFLEMRARIERQNEQRKQMLSGVSHDLRTPLTRLRLGLSMLSPDYPPDPDEIAALEGDVAAMGRMVDAFLDHARDAAQDAPPEPVPALDFLRGIVADAQRGGQRVVLHSVAGEEAGRATFSRDSLRRAVENLIGNAVRYGDRAEVDAALGPSYFRISVEDDGPGIPPEKREEALKPFTRLDPSRNQNRGQGVGLGLSIAADIARAHGGQLRLGEGERLGGLRAEIVIPR, encoded by the coding sequence ATGAATTTCGACTGGCTGAAACGGGTCATGCCGCGCGGCCTCTACGGGCGGGCGGCGCTGATCCTGTTCCTGCCGGTCGTGGTGGTGACCATCGTGGTCACCGTCATGTTCCTGCAGCGGCATTTCGAGGACGTGACCCGGCAGATGACCTCGGGCATGGCCCATGAGGTCGCACTGGTCGCCGCGCGGATCGAGGCGGCGCCGGATATCGAATCGGCGCGCGTCTCGGCCGGCGAGGTGGCTGGCCCGCTGGGGCTGGAGCTGGTGCTGCCGGCCGAGCCCGGCGCGGACTGGCGTGGCTTCTACGATCTTTCCGGCCGCATCGTCATCGCCGAGCTGCACGAGCGCGTGCCGGCGGTGCGCGCCGTCGATCTGAGCCAGCGCCGAGAGGTGCGGGTGACGCTGCAGGGGCGCTGGGGCGACTATCGGCTGGCGTTTCCGCGCGGCCGGGTCAGCGCCTCGAATCCTCATCAGCTGCTGGTGCTGATGATCGGCACCTCGCTGTTGATGACCGCCATCGCCACGATCTTCCTGCGCAACCAGCTGCGGCCGATCAAGCGCCTGGCGCGCGCCGCCGAGGAATACGGCAAGGGCCGGATCATCCCCTATCGCCCCGGCGGCGCCAGCGAGATCCGCAGCGCCGGCACCGCCTTCCTGGAGATGCGCGCCCGCATCGAGCGCCAGAACGAGCAGCGCAAGCAGATGCTGTCCGGCGTGAGCCACGATCTGAGGACACCCTTGACCCGGCTGCGGCTGGGCCTGTCGATGCTGAGCCCGGACTATCCGCCCGACCCGGACGAGATCGCGGCGCTGGAAGGCGACGTGGCGGCGATGGGCCGGATGGTCGACGCCTTCCTGGACCATGCCCGCGACGCGGCGCAGGACGCCCCGCCCGAGCCGGTGCCGGCGCTGGATTTCCTGCGCGGCATCGTCGCCGACGCGCAGCGCGGGGGGCAGCGGGTGGTGCTGCATTCGGTCGCGGGCGAAGAGGCGGGCCGCGCCACCTTCAGCCGCGACAGCCTGCGCCGCGCCGTCGAGAACCTGATCGGCAATGCCGTGCGCTATGGCGACCGCGCCGAGGTCGATGCGGCGCTGGGGCCGAGCTATTTCCGCATCTCGGTCGAGGATGACGGGCCCGGCATCCCGCCCGAGAAGCGCGAGGAGGCGCTGAAGCCCTTCACCCGGCTCGACCCCTCGCGCAACCAGAACCGCGGGCAGGGGGTGGGGCTGGGCCTGTCCATCGCCGCCGACATCGCCCGCGCCCATGGCGGTCAGCTGCGGCTGGGCGAGGGCGAGCGCCTGGGCGGCTTGCGGGCCGAGATCGTGATTCCGCGCTGA
- a CDS encoding MBL fold metallo-hydrolase, protein MTSAEKALRIITADNPSPLTGPGTNTFLLGRERVAVIDPGPDLAAHRQAILTAGAGRISHIFVTHAHLDHSGGARALAQATGAPILGFGPAEAGRSAVMERLAREGAIEGGEGLDRDFAPDIALSDGAVVETDEWRLTALHTPGHFAGHLAFRQDETIFCGDVVMGWSSTIISPPDGDLADYFRSLERLYSAGARLLLPAHGTAVHDPSARLAELAAHRRARTVQILSALRAGPATAESLARQIYQVPPMLIPAATRNVLAHLIALSELGAVSTGGPITSGSVFSAH, encoded by the coding sequence ATGACAAGCGCCGAGAAAGCCCTGCGGATCATCACCGCCGACAATCCCTCGCCTCTGACCGGGCCGGGCACCAACACCTTCCTTTTGGGGCGCGAGCGGGTCGCCGTGATCGATCCCGGCCCCGACCTTGCCGCGCATCGCCAGGCGATCCTGACCGCCGGGGCAGGCCGCATCAGCCATATCTTCGTCACCCATGCGCATCTGGACCATTCCGGCGGCGCCCGCGCGCTCGCGCAGGCCACCGGCGCGCCGATCCTGGGCTTCGGCCCCGCCGAGGCGGGCCGCTCGGCGGTGATGGAGCGGCTGGCACGCGAAGGGGCCATCGAAGGCGGCGAAGGTCTTGACCGCGATTTCGCCCCCGACATCGCCCTGAGCGACGGCGCGGTGGTCGAGACCGACGAATGGCGGCTGACCGCGCTGCACACGCCCGGCCATTTCGCCGGCCACCTAGCCTTTCGCCAGGACGAGACGATCTTTTGCGGCGATGTGGTGATGGGCTGGTCCTCGACGATCATCTCGCCGCCGGACGGGGACCTGGCGGATTATTTCCGCTCGCTGGAGCGGCTCTATTCGGCGGGCGCGCGGCTGCTGCTGCCGGCGCATGGCACGGCGGTGCACGATCCTTCGGCGCGTCTGGCCGAGCTTGCGGCGCATCGGCGCGCGCGCACGGTGCAGATCCTTTCGGCGCTACGCGCCGGCCCCGCCACGGCCGAGTCGCTTGCGCGGCAAATCTACCAGGTGCCGCCGATGCTGATTCCCGCGGCGACGCGCAATGTGCTGGCGCATCTGATTGCCCTGTCCGAGCTCGGCGCGGTCTCGACCGGCGGTCCGATCACCTCGGGATCGGTGTTTTCCGCCCATTGA